A stretch of Miscanthus floridulus cultivar M001 chromosome 13, ASM1932011v1, whole genome shotgun sequence DNA encodes these proteins:
- the LOC136501481 gene encoding UDP-glucuronate 4-epimerase 6-like → MPAGVVDAAAKGVRLERHAVLLRRAAGAKQLVSASSHLLFRATVLATLALVVLFAVHYPSLLSHSFSLSAAPASGSGSSSSSPRSRHSHRSLLGSGASSSHGRGAAWEREMRRSATPRRDGALSVLVTGAAGFVGAHCSLALQARGDGVLGLDNFNAYYDPALKRARQRLLASRGVVVLDADINDAALLERLLSAVPFTHVLHLAAQAGVRHAMRAPQAYVASNVAGLVSVFEAAARHADPQPAVVWASSSSVYGLNTEAPFSEDHRTDRPASLYAATKKAGEAIAHAYNHIYGLSITGLRFFTVYGPWGRPDMAYFSFARSIVAGEPVTLFRTSDGADARRDFTYIDDVVRGCLGALDTAGRSTGSKSGKKRGPAPLRVYNLGNTSPVPVTRMVAILEKLLGKKAHKRVVTMPTNGDVPFTHANVSHAARDFGYRPATSLEAGLRHFVDWFVRYYKVDVRGGGNVLASETAKRKSMPMSAAS, encoded by the coding sequence ATGCCGGCCGGCGTGGTGGACGCGGCCGCCAAGGGCGTCAGGCTGGAGCGGCACGCGGTGCTGCTGCGGCGCGCGGCGGGGGCCAAGCAGCTCGTGTCGGCGTCGTCGCACCTGCTCTTCCGCGCCACCGTGCTCGCCACGCTCGCGCTCGTCGTCCTCTTCGCCGTGCACTACCCGTCCCTGCTCTCCCACTCCTTCAGCCTCTCCGCGGCGCCcgcctccggctccggctcctcctcgtcctcgccgcGGTCGCGGCACTCGCACCGGAGCCTGCTGGGCTCGGGGGCGTCGTCGTCGCACGGGCGGGGCGCGGCGTGGGAACGGGAGATGCGGCGCAGCGCCACGCCGCGGCGGGACGGGGCGCTGTCCGTGCTCGTCACGGGCGCCGCGGGCTTCGTGGGAGCGCACTGCTCGCTGGCGCTCCAGGCGCGCGGCGACGGCGTGCTCGGCCTCGACAACTTCAACGCCTACTACGACCCGGCGCTGAAGCGCGCGCGGCAGCGGCTGCTGGCGTCCCGCGGGGTGGTGGTGCTGGACGCCGACATCAACGACGCCGCGCTGCTGGAGCGGCTCCTGTCCGCGGTGCCCTTCACGCACGTGCTGCACCTCGCGGCGCAGGCGGGCGTCCGCCACGCGATGCGGGCGCCTCAAGCGTACGTGGCCTCCAACGTCGCGGGCCTCGTCTCGGTCTTCGAGGCCGCCGCCAGGCACGCCGACCCGCAGCCGGCGGTCGTGTGGGCATCGTCGTCGTCGGTGTACGGGCTCAACACCGAGGCGCCATTCTCCGAGGACCACCGCACTGACCGACCCGCGTCGCTGTACGCGGCCACCAAGAAGGCCGGCGAGGCCATCGCGCACGCGTACAACCACATCTACGGGCTCTCCATCACCGGCCTGCGATTCTTCACCGTGTACGGGCCGTGGGGCCGCCCCGACATGGCCTACTTCTCCTTCGCCCGCAGCATCGTCGCCGGCGAGCCCGTCACGCTGTTCCGCACCTCCGACGGCGCCGACGCGCGTCGCGACTTCACCTACATTGACGACGTCGTCAGGGGCTGCCTCGGCGCGCTCGACACGGCCGGCAGGAGCACGGGCTCCAAGTCTGGCAAGAAACGGGGCCCCGCGCCGCTCCGCGTGTACAACCTCGGCAACACCTCGCCGGTGCCCGTCACCCGCATGGTCGCCATCCTCGAGAAGCTCCTCGGCAAGAAGGCGCACAAGCGCGTCGTCACGATGCCGACCAACGGCGACGTGCCGTTCACGCACGCCAATGTCAGCCACGCCGCGCGCGACTTCGGCTACCGCCCcgccacctcgctcgaggccggcctCCGCCATTTCGTCGACTGGTTCGTGCGGTACTACAAGGTCGACGTCAGGGGCGGCGGCAATGTCCTCGCCAGCGAGACCGCCAAGAGGAAATCTATGCCCATGTCGGCAGCATCGTGa
- the LOC136500537 gene encoding uncharacterized protein: protein MSRCFPFPPPGFESRLRSEERHKDLLRKEKHKDKKHRKGKDRGKGETKEKGRDHRKDKHNRKHKRAKCRERKKNEVIYKDRNQTLRHRKPEEKLQHESVKDTIPADELVSRIFGQGDHTDPKFNNTELLPWSTDSIDCTGSKEKERNFLGRMVKKSAQATEDNYGMVQKSDSIAHANKKGMCRGIDSKTEIKNGKILQDRSAEMHSRRRYNCNGVRVRHDNSDTQRSSEVVHTATGRVTPNSNTFQRTEETGKDPDISIHSANVKNDRSITKGLGEENQSANNFRRKMDRQFARNKDGAVEGNARCNYRKSLEGKDRDIVVKKRKTECKNKEKEVEKNGTVNEQKHEDLGALGASKDKVDNLVHSGCLNEQKFASDIRKMEDSGPNSSPHEHSMRTSKLPMTSLSSLTCVDEKISQHPQWITHQSSTELAGVNTCDLGQHECRHSYNNGITGSRYSEEQMPSVSSSGYESNKGYLKQPHPDTKYLSQVHCIPSTQDFSEYIDQDWLFSVDHVRWKTVTLEAVESRQVWSDAQLIDTADVIAMPYVVPL from the exons ATGTCGAGGTGCTTCCCGTTCCCGCCGCCAGGGTTTGAATCAAGGCTCAGGAGTGAGGAGCGCCACAAGGATTTGCTGAGAAAG GAAAAGCACAAGGATAAGAAGCACAGAAAGGGAAAGGACAGGGGAAAAGGAGAAACAAAAGAAAAGGGTAGAGATCATAGGAAAGATAAGCACAACAGGAAACACAAAAGAGCGAAGTGCAGAGAGAGGAAAAAGAACGAAGTCATATATAAAGACAGAAACCAAACTTTGAGACACAGAAAACCTGAAGAAAAACTACAGCATGAATCAGTCAAAGATACTATACCAGCTGATGAGTTGGTTTCCCGAATTTTTGGTCAAGGAGATCATACAGACCCCAAATTTAACAATACTGAGTTGCTTCCTTGGAGCACTGATAGCATTGATTGTACAGGATCTAAAGAGAAGGAAAGGAATTTTCTTGGTAGAATGGTTAAGAAATCTGCACAAGCAACAGAAGACAATTACGGGATGGTGCAAAAGAGTGACAGTATTGCTCATGCCAATAAAAAAGGAATGTGCAGGGGTATCGATTCTAAAACTGAAATAAAGAATGGGAAGATCCTTCAAGATAGATCAGCTGAAATGCATTCCAGAAGAAGGTACAATTGTAATGGAGTTCGTGTGCGCCATGATAATTCTGATACACAAAGAAGCTCTGAAGTTGTACATACTGCAACTGGCAGAGTCACACCTAACTCAAATACTTTTCAGAGAACGGAAGAAACAGGAAAAGATCCTGATATTTCTATCCATTCTGCAAACGTGAAAAATGACAGAAGTATCACAAAAGGTTTGGGGGAGGAAAATCAAAGTGCTAACAATTTCCGTCGCAAGATGGATCGGCAATTTGCACGAAATAAAGATGGAGCAGTTGAAGGGAATGCAAGATGTAACTATCGTAAAAGTCTTGAAGGCAAGGATAGAGATATTGTTGTAAAGAAAAGAAAGACTGAATGcaaaaataaagagaaagaagtgGAGAAAAATGGTACTGTCAATGAGCAGAAACATGAAGATCTTGGTGCACTTGGTGCAAGCAAGGACAAGGTCGATAATCTGGTGCATTCGGGCTGTCTTAATGAGCAAAAGTTCGCTTCTGATATCAGGAAAATGGAAGACTCTGGCCCTAATAGCTCTCCACATG AACACAGTATGAGAACAAGCAAGCTGCCAATGACATCTCTTTCCAGTCTTACTTGTGTGGACGAGAAAATTTCACAGCATCCTCAGTGGATCACACATCAGTCTTCTACAGAACTAGCTGGGGTGAATACTTGTGATTTAGGTCAGCATGAGTGCCGACATAGCTATAACAATGGCATCACTGGCTCTCGTTATTCAGAGGAGCAAATGCCTTCAGTTTCTTCATCTGGCTATGAGAGTAACAAAGGTTATCTGAAGCAACCTCACCCTGATACCAAGTATCTGAGCCAAGTGCACTGCATACCTTCAACACAGGACTTCTCGGAGTACATTGATCAGGACTGGCTGTTTTCCGTGGATCATGTTAGGTGGAAAACAGTGACACTTGAGGCTGTAGAATCACGCCAAGTTTGGTCCGATGCACAGCTAATTGATACTGCCGATGTAATTGCTATGCCTTACGTTGTTCCTTTGTGA
- the LOC136500657 gene encoding uncharacterized protein, with amino-acid sequence MVGKGSPKLNMIARASPKLHRFLGTTSGIKKKASPKCSKAKKTGCSPRGVVVKQRADWNPALEKSLVDILHEYKDSGYRGDNGWTPEGWNKMVKEFHLRNKYVNYTKSQIQDKEGQLKKDYRMLKEARRQSGATWNEDRHMVEGSPSMWDNLEIVT; translated from the exons ATGGTTGGAAAAGGCTCCCCGAAGCTCAATATGATTGCAAGGGCGTCACCAAAGTTGCACCGGTTCTTGGGTACAACAAGTGGTATTAAAAAGAAGGCTTCTCCTAAATGCAGTAAGGCAAAGAAGACTGGATGTTCTCCGAGAGGT GTAGTAGTAAAGCAAAGAGCGGACTGGAATCCAGCCCTTGAGAAGTCCCTGGTAGACATTCTCCATGAGTATAAAGATAGTGGCTACAGAGGTGACAACGGATGGACCCCAGAAGGGTGGAATAAAATGGTGAAGGAGTTCCATCTGAGAAACAAGTATGTCAACTACACAAAGAGTCAGATTCAAGACAAAGAAGGACAGCTAAAGAAAGACTATAGGATGCTCAAAGAGGCAAGGAGACAGAGTGGGGCCACCTGGAATGAAGATAGGCATATGGTTGAAGGATCACCATCTATGTGGGATAACCTTGAAATTGTAACTTGA
- the LOC136501918 gene encoding probable glucan endo-1,3-beta-glucosidase A6, with protein sequence MAPSSSCHAAATLLLAAAIIACHFSVLVVATDVKCHCHGANGCRGLGINYGTVADDLPSASRSVQLLRAAGAGAVKIYDASADILRALAGTGMPVSIMVPNSAIPSLASSRATAEDWVATNLAPHTPATRVAHLLVGNEVLSNRAIAGSTWRAVVPAMANLHRALRRARGRGLRTVKLGTTLAMDALSASYPPSAGAFRDDIAEDVIRPLLRFLNATRSYYFVDAYPYFAWAGNREAISLDYALFQGAASSRYVDAGNGLTYTNLLDQMLDAVVAAMRRLGYGDVKLAVSETGWPSGGDTGETGANVLNAATYNRNLAARMSKNPGTPARPGAKVPVFLFSLYNEDQKPGAGSEHHWGLYYPNGSRVYDVDLTGRRSSYPPLPPADNTDSAPAWCVLGKAVNETAVAAAVAYACQQGSGTCAAIQPGGACHEPDTMDAHASYAFNAYWQQFRSAGGTCFFNGLAKTTTKDPSHGSCKFASSLD encoded by the exons ATGGCGCCGTCCTCCTCCTGCCACGCCGCCGCTACCCTCCTGCTCGCCGCTGCCATTATAGCGTGCCATTTCAGTGTCCTCGTCGTAGCCACCGACGTCAAGTGCCATTGCCACG GCGCGAACGGGTGCCGCGGCCTCGGCATCAACTACGGCACGGTGGCCGACGACCTCCCCTCGGCGTCGCGCTCCGTGCAGCTCCtccgcgcggcgggcgcgggcgccgtGAAGATCTACGACGCCAGCGCGGACATCCTGCGGGCGCTGGCCGGGACGGGGATGCCGGTGTCGATCATGGTGCCGAACTCGGCCATCCCGTCGCTGGCCTCCTCCCGCGCCACCGCTGAGGACTGGGTGGCCACCAACCTCGCGCCGCACACCCCGGCGACGCGTGTGGCGCACCTGCTCGTCGGCAACGAGGTGCTCTCGAACCGCGCCATCGCGGGGTCCACGTGGCGCGCCGTCGTGCCGGCGATGGCCAACCTCCACCGTGCCCTCCGCCGCGCGCGCGGGCGCGGGCTCCGCACGGTCAAGCTCGGGACGACGCTCGCCATGGACGCGCTGTCGGCGTCGTACCCGCCGTCCGCCGGCGCGTTCCGCGACGACATCGCCGAGGACGTGATCCGGCCGCTGCTCCGGTTCCTGAACGCCACCCGCTCCTACTACTTCGTCGACGCGTACCCGTACTTCGCGTGGGCGGGCAACCGCGAGGCCATCTCCCTCGACTACGCGCTGTTCCAGGGCGCGGCGAGCTCGCGCTACGTGGACGCGGGAAACGGGCTCACCTACACCAACCTGCTCGACCAGATGCTCGACGCGGTCGTCGCCGCCATGCGCAGGCTCGGGTACGGGGACGTGAAGCTGGCCGTCTCGGAGACCGGGTGGCCGAGCGGCGGTGACACGGGCGAGACCGGCGCCAACGTGCTCAACGCCGCCACGTACAACCGGAACCTGGCCGCGCGGATGTCCAAGAACCCCGGCACGCCGGCGCGCCCGGGGGCCAAGGTGCCGGTGTTCCTCTTCTCGCTCTACAACGAGGATCAGAAGCCGGGAGCGGGCAGCGAGCACCACTGGGGGCTCTACTACCCGAACGGGAGCAGGGTGTACGACGTGGACCTCACCGGCCGGCGGTCGTCGTACCCGCCGCTGCCGCCCGCGGACAACACGGACAGCGCGCCGGCGTGGTGCGTGCTCGGCAAGGCTGTGAACGAGACGGCGGTGGCGGCCGCGGTAGCGTACGCGTGCCAGCAGGGGAGCGGGACGTGCGCCGCCATCCAGCCCGGCGGCGCGTGCCACGAGCCGGACACGATGGACGCGCACGCGAGCTACGCGTTCAACGCATACTGGCAGCAGTTCAGGAGTGCCGGCGGCACCTGCTTCTTCAATGGGCTcgcgaagaccaccaccaaggaTCCAA GCCATGGATCATGCAAGTTCGCCAGCTCTCTCGACTAG